The following nucleotide sequence is from Pseudomonadales bacterium.
TCAATCGCTCGCTCTGGCGCACGATCAATTAACTGCTTAAATGATATGGATTTAATGCCGCCAGGATAACCGCTATGACGATAATACATTTTATCCGATGCTTTATTACCGGTAACACGAACTTTCTCTGCGTTTACCACCACAATATAATCCCCGGTATCAACATGCGGGGTATATTCTGGCTTGTGCTTACCACGCAAGCGTCGTGCAATTTCAGTGGAAAGACGTCCCAAGGTTTTCCCTTCGGCATCAACCACATACCAATCCTGTACTACTGTTTCAGGTTTTGCGCTAAATGTTTTCATTAGTTTCTATTCTGGGCAATCCTACAAAAGAGGCGCGCATTCTACCCAAATGGCCTCGCGCTGACAAGCAAGAATTCAGATAATTTTATGTGTTATTTCGCGCTAAAAATGGCGCTTACATAAAGCGCCTAGCATTTAGATCCCAGCCAATCCCCATGTTTTGCTCACTCTCGGCCTCGTATTAATATGGGATGGGCGATAAGCGTCTGCTACAACAACCCACTAAGGCCGATGCGCACGCGCCAAATAGTCTTGCGACTGCATTTCCAACAAACGACTCTTCGTGCGCTCAAACTCAAAACTAAGCCGTCCACCAGAATAAAGTCTGTCTATCTCCGTAGCTGCGGACAGAATCAGTTTAACATTACGGTCATAAAATTCATCGACCAAATTGATAAAGCGCCGCGCTCGGTCATCTGAATCCCCCCCCATCACAGGGACATTACTCACCAATACGGCGTGGTACATTCTGGCGATTTCTATATAGTCGTTCTGACTCCGCGGCCCATTGCAGAGCGCTGCAAAATCAAACCAAACCACATCATCATCGCAGCGAATAGTATCGATTTTTCGTCCTTCGATTTCAATCGCTTCGTTTTGGGTGATAGTTTCCATGTCAGGCGCCAATTGTATGAAGCAACTTTTGAGGCTATCAAAGGCGGACTCGTCCAGCGGGCAATGATAAATCTCCGCACGTTCCAGTACACGCAAGCGGTAATCCACACCACCGTCTACGTTAATCACCTCCGTATGCTGTTTCACTAACTCAATGGCGGGAAGAAAACGCTGTCTTTGTAGCCCGTCCTTGTAGAGGTTATCGGGAATAATATTTGATGTCGCAACCAGGCTAACGCCACGAGCAAAAAGCTGCTCCATTAAACCACCTAAAATCATGGCGTCGGTGATATCGGAAACAAAAAATTCATCGAAGCAAATTACACAGGTCTGTTGACTGAGATCCTGAGCAATATGGTGCAATGGGTTTTTTTGACCATTCAATCGCTTCAGCTTCTGATGCACCATTTGCATAAAGCGGTGAAAATGGGAACGCATTTTATTTTCAAAGGGCAGGCTATCATAAAAAGCGTCCATCAGGTAAGTTTTGCCGCGTCCGACGCCACCCCAAAAATACAGCCCTTTTTGTGGTATTGGAACTTCTTTTTTTACTAGCGACAAACCTATTTGTAACAACGAACGATTGGTTTTCTTGGCCTGTACCGCCAACAGATCATCGTACAGCCGCTGCAGATGCTGTACAGCCGTTCGCTGCGCCTCATCGGGCAGCAATAAATTGTTATCGAGATCCTTTTGGTAGCGCTGTAACGGCGTCATGACTATTTTTGCTTCGAAAAAATACCAGCGGCACTTTAGCCCCATCCCTTAAATTTTTCAATTATGTTCAGTTTGAGTTCAGTTGAACTTCCCTATTATTACTGCGAATTCTGAAAAAACAGTAAGGGGAATACAATGAAAACCACTATTGCGACCTTGACCGTAGGCATTTTGCTGAGCACTGGTGCCTTGGCAGAGCATAATAAGGCCTATGATTACGCCAAGGTGATCGAAGCCGAACCAATCACCAAGCATGTTCGTGTCAGCACTCCGCGTCGGGAATGCTGGGAGGAAGAGGTGACGCACTATGATAATTCAGGTTATCGATCAGCCACCCCAACACTTCTAGGCAGTGTTATCGGCGGCGCCATAGGCAACGAACTGGGACATAATAAAGATGCCAAGCGCGGCGGTATTTTGGTGGGAGCCCTGCTCGGTGGTTCGATTGGTCGGGATCTCGGTCGCCATCATGCTAATAGCCAGGGTGGTAAATACTATAGCACCGAACAAGTATGCAAAACCTATCAGGATTACCATGACGAGGAGCGTATCGTTGGCTATCATGTGCTCTACAAATACCGAGGAAATACCTACAGCACAGAAACTGAAAACCACCCGGGCGACCGCATTAAAGTTCGCGTATCAGTCACTCCGGCAGAGGAGTTCGGCTCGTCACAACGCTATCGTTATTAACGAATGTCGACGCAGGGAATCTTTGTGAGATACCATTACTTAGTCAACCTTAAACGAACTTGACTAAAGTTGTCCTCGCATGACACAAGTTTCTTCTATATGGACGGGCGTCAATTCCAGTGATAGCGCAATTAAACATCTTACTGCTGATAACGAGCCTAACGTTTGCCGCGACGGGTTTTGCGGCGCAACAGCCGGTGCAGAGACTTTGGCCTAACAGGACAATTTTGGCGGAGCAGGATCTGATCAGCAGGGATCAGGCCATTGCTATAGCCAAAAGTCGTTACAAAGGTAAAGTGCTGTCTGCCGATTTAGAGCAAAACAACGGCAATCATGCTTATCGGATTAAACTGCTCACCGACAAAGGCCGTGTGAAGACTGTGCGTATTAATGCTCGCGAAAAATCACGCGGCAAGAACTAGGTCGAAACCCCTGAATATGCGCGCACTTATAGTTGAAGATGAACCACAACTACGGCGGCAACTCGCTGAATCACTCGTACAGGCCGGTTACAGTGTAGACTGCGCGGAGGATGGTGAAGAAGGCCTATTTAACGGCGTTGAATATAACTATGATGTCGCCGTGATTGATATTGGCTTACCAAAATTAAATGGTATTGACTTGATTCAGGCCCTGCGCAAGCAACAGCGCAGCTACCCTATCTTGATTCTTACTGCGCGCGGGCATTGGCAAGATAAGGTGGAAGGACTGGAAGCAGGAGCGGATGACTATCTCGTCAAGCCCTTCCACACTGAGGAACTATTGGCTAGGCTAAACGCCCTGGTGCGCCGCTCTGCGGGGCTGGCCTCTCCAACCTTACGTATTGGTCCCGTTGAACTTAACACGGCCACCCACAAGGTGCATTGCGAATCAACAGAGTTAGGTTTAACCACCTATGAATACAAGGTCTTGGAGTACCTGATGCTGCACCCTGACAAGGTGGTTTCCAAAACCGAACTGACCGAACACATATACGACCAGGACTTTGATCTCGACAGCAATGTGATTGAAGTATTTGTTGGGCGCTTGCGTAAAAAGCTGGATCCTGAGGGCCACCTCAAACCCATCCAAACCTTGCGCGGTCGGGGTTATCGATTTAACAGCGACCTCGGCGCTTAACAGGCTCGCTACCAATGCGCTCACTTAGAACCCGGCTGGCATTAACCGCACTCCTAGTACTGCTGTTTTTTCTTGGCCTAACAGGCTATACATTGGATCGCGCCTTTCAACACAGCGTTGAAAACGCTTTAATGGAAAGACTCAAGTCTCATATCTACGCACTACTGACAGCTGCGGAAGATGAGAATGGCAAGCTGGTTATGCCCGCACTGTTGCAAGACCCAGAATTCAACCGCATAGACTCAGGGCGCTACGGTATGATTATCGGGCAAGACGGCAATGAAGTTTGGCGCTCACCATCAGCGATTAGTTTGCGCTTACCCGCACAAACACCCACCTCACCAGGCAACTACCGTCTCACAGAAATCAAAATAGACGACGCAAGCTTCTACCGGATTAGTTATGGCGTTATTTGGGAAAATCAGAATGGCTCCGAAAGCCGTTATAGCTTTCACGTACTGCAAAACAGCGCCCCCATTGATGTTGAAATCAGCGGTTTTCGACAAACCCTTTGGCGCTGGCTGGGTGGGCTCGGCCTACTATTGCTAGCTATTCAAGGAATGATTTTACGCTGGGGACTTGCCCCCTTGCCGCGACTGGCCGAAGACCTACACCGTATAGAACTGGGTGAGCAGGATCAGCTATCCGGAAATTACCCAACTGAGTTAGAACCTGTCGCGACCAACCTAAATCTACTGATTGCAAATGAACGCAGGCAACGGCAGCGATATCGTAACACTTTGGCGGACCTTGCCCACAGCTTAAAAACCCCTTTGGCGGTATTGCGTGGCATTACCGCCACCAAACCTACCCCCATAGATAGTGAATCACTCAGCACTATCAACGAACAGATTAATCGGATGGATCAGCTCGTCAGCTACCAATTACAACGTGCGGTATCGCCTGAAACCTCATTGATCTCCAGACCCATCGACCTGGAGCCCCTGGCATTGAAGTTAATACGCTCGCTGGAAAAGGTTTACCTGGATAAAAAAGTCACTGCGCAACTGGAAATTGGTGCCCCTTGCCGCTTTGTGGGTGATGAAAGAGATCTTATGGAGGTATTAGGAAACTTACTGGATAACGCGTTCAAGTTCTGCAGAAGCACAGTGAGGTTAAAGGCAACCCAGGTTGTTTCAACCACAGAAAATAGTCAGTTATCGATCTGTGTCGAGAACGATGGCGCGCCTATTCCGGCAACCGAACAAGCTCGCATATTGCACCGAGGCGCACGTGCGGATACCAGCCAGCCAGGCCAAGGCATCGGGTTGACGGTTGCGCTGGAAATCATCACCAGCTATCAAGGCAAATTGAGCATCGACCAATCGGATTTAGGCGGTGCGCTGTTTCATATTGAATTTCCCAATCAGCCTTTTTCCTCAAGCCCCTTGAGATAACAGCCATTCATCTATACATTATCAACTCACCCAAACAGGCTTGAGGAGACAAGGTGACTATTGGTAACTGGGATCCCAACCAGGATCAGAAAAATACTAACGCCACAATCGATCAACAGATACTGAGACGCTTTATTGCTCTTAGCGAAGCCGACCAATTGGCGCAGCTGAACCAGCAATTATCGCAACAGGAAATCGATGGCCATCGCCCTCTTATGAAAACGCATAAAGATGTCTGGGCGCAGGCAGCCGAAAACCTCAGCAATGAAGAACTCATCCATCTAACGCGTTTTTTTACCCTCGCCGAAGAACAATTACCGGGCTGGGAAGCAGGCAGCTTATCGCCAGTAGTCTGGTTATGTCGCGCCCTGAAAAGCCGTGGCGCATTCCCGGATCAAGAACTAATTCAATGGATCAAACAGAATTCCAGTAATAAATTTCTGCCTTACGGGAATATATTAGATT
It contains:
- the rplM gene encoding 50S ribosomal protein L13 codes for the protein MKTFSAKPETVVQDWYVVDAEGKTLGRLSTEIARRLRGKHKPEYTPHVDTGDYIVVVNAEKVRVTGNKASDKMYYRHSGYPGGIKSISFKQLIDRAPERAIETAVKGMLPRNPLGREMYRKLKVYAGTEHPHAAQQPMPLEL
- a CDS encoding cell division protein ZapE, translated to MTPLQRYQKDLDNNLLLPDEAQRTAVQHLQRLYDDLLAVQAKKTNRSLLQIGLSLVKKEVPIPQKGLYFWGGVGRGKTYLMDAFYDSLPFENKMRSHFHRFMQMVHQKLKRLNGQKNPLHHIAQDLSQQTCVICFDEFFVSDITDAMILGGLMEQLFARGVSLVATSNIIPDNLYKDGLQRQRFLPAIELVKQHTEVINVDGGVDYRLRVLERAEIYHCPLDESAFDSLKSCFIQLAPDMETITQNEAIEIEGRKIDTIRCDDDVVWFDFAALCNGPRSQNDYIEIARMYHAVLVSNVPVMGGDSDDRARRFINLVDEFYDRNVKLILSAATEIDRLYSGGRLSFEFERTKSRLLEMQSQDYLARAHRP
- a CDS encoding glycine zipper 2TM domain-containing protein, yielding MKTTIATLTVGILLSTGALAEHNKAYDYAKVIEAEPITKHVRVSTPRRECWEEEVTHYDNSGYRSATPTLLGSVIGGAIGNELGHNKDAKRGGILVGALLGGSIGRDLGRHHANSQGGKYYSTEQVCKTYQDYHDEERIVGYHVLYKYRGNTYSTETENHPGDRIKVRVSVTPAEEFGSSQRYRY
- a CDS encoding PepSY domain-containing protein, with the protein product MQRLWPNRTILAEQDLISRDQAIAIAKSRYKGKVLSADLEQNNGNHAYRIKLLTDKGRVKTVRINAREKSRGKN
- a CDS encoding response regulator transcription factor, with the protein product MRALIVEDEPQLRRQLAESLVQAGYSVDCAEDGEEGLFNGVEYNYDVAVIDIGLPKLNGIDLIQALRKQQRSYPILILTARGHWQDKVEGLEAGADDYLVKPFHTEELLARLNALVRRSAGLASPTLRIGPVELNTATHKVHCESTELGLTTYEYKVLEYLMLHPDKVVSKTELTEHIYDQDFDLDSNVIEVFVGRLRKKLDPEGHLKPIQTLRGRGYRFNSDLGA
- a CDS encoding GHKL domain-containing protein: MRSLRTRLALTALLVLLFFLGLTGYTLDRAFQHSVENALMERLKSHIYALLTAAEDENGKLVMPALLQDPEFNRIDSGRYGMIIGQDGNEVWRSPSAISLRLPAQTPTSPGNYRLTEIKIDDASFYRISYGVIWENQNGSESRYSFHVLQNSAPIDVEISGFRQTLWRWLGGLGLLLLAIQGMILRWGLAPLPRLAEDLHRIELGEQDQLSGNYPTELEPVATNLNLLIANERRQRQRYRNTLADLAHSLKTPLAVLRGITATKPTPIDSESLSTINEQINRMDQLVSYQLQRAVSPETSLISRPIDLEPLALKLIRSLEKVYLDKKVTAQLEIGAPCRFVGDERDLMEVLGNLLDNAFKFCRSTVRLKATQVVSTTENSQLSICVENDGAPIPATEQARILHRGARADTSQPGQGIGLTVALEIITSYQGKLSIDQSDLGGALFHIEFPNQPFSSSPLR